The following proteins are encoded in a genomic region of Oncorhynchus kisutch isolate 150728-3 linkage group LG4, Okis_V2, whole genome shotgun sequence:
- the LOC109889068 gene encoding ATP synthase mitochondrial F1 complex assembly factor 1 isoform X2, whose amino-acid sequence MCDDGQGGKMAAAMVQMSCLYRGMLAVRATGIRPLIPGLVPSQFRAFSVKKEKEPELEDNPYYNKYQEKIRKLRSAKPQEFNARLEKRNEIKREPLGHSKQSEFVKLMEQELEKRDNQADGSGRFTKDKTLGSILNLDLIQDKSGEEIAELWRQYYATKDTISAVIPAHVFEVIFNRAKCNPVFLYALPQKEGYEFFLGQWSDYELHFTSLINVQTMGEHAPSQLILYHYSDLQKDKGVVLMTAEMDPKFMTVHLAQCLANQVQLFYGTQRQEIFRLVETFNHKPADFKHMAVIAELEQSGVNPALTSGN is encoded by the exons ATGTGCGACGACGGCCAAGGGGGAAAGATGGCGGCCGCCATGGTGCAAATGTCTTGTTTGTACCGTGGGATGCTAGCGGTCAGGGCAACTGGAATCCGACCGCTCATCCCTGGCCTGGTGCCGTCGCAGTTTAGAGCATTTTCTGTGAAGAAGGAGAAAGAGCCGGAACTGGAGGACAATCcatattataataaatatcaggaAAAGATCAGAAAGCTAAGGAG TGCCAAACCGCAGGAGTTCAATGCTCGGCTCGAGAAGCGAAATGAAATTAAACGGGAGCCACTCGGACACTCTAAACAATCAGAGTTCGTCAAACTCATGGAGCAGGAG TTAGAGAAGCGTGACAACCAGGCTGATGGTTCAGGCAGATTCACCAAAGACAAG ACCCTAGGATCTATCCTGAACTTGGACTTGATCCAGGATAAGTCAGGAGAAGAAATTGCAGAG CTTTGGAGGCAATATTATGCCACAAAAGACACCATAAGCGCCGTCATACCA GCCCACGTTTTTGAAGTGATTTTCAACAGAGCTAAGTGCAACCCTGTG TTCCTGTATGCGTTACCCCAAAAGGAGGGCTATGAATTTTTCCTGGGGCAGTGGTCGGACTACGAACTGCATTTCACGTCACTGATCAATGTCCAG ACCATGGGAGAGCACGCCCCCAGTCAGTTGATCCTCTACCACTATTCTGATCTGCAGAAAGACAAGGGTGTAGTGCTCATGACTGCTGAGATGGACCCTAAGTTCATG ACAGTACATCTGGCTCAGTGCTTGGCCAATCAGGTGCAGCTGTTCTACGGAACCCAGCGGCAGGAGATTTTTAGATTGGTGGAGACCTTCAACCACAAACCAGCTGACTTTAAACACATGGCAGTGATTGCTGAGTTGGAACAGAGTGGCGTCAATCCTGCTCTCACCTCTGGGAACTAG
- the LOC109889068 gene encoding ATP synthase mitochondrial F1 complex assembly factor 1 isoform X3 has translation MEQELEKRDNQADGSGRFTKDKFLAQTLGSILNLDLIQDKSGEEIAELWRQYYATKDTISAVIPAHVFEVIFNRAKCNPVFLYALPQKEGYEFFLGQWSDYELHFTSLINVQTMGEHAPSQLILYHYSDLQKDKGVVLMTAEMDPKFMTVHLAQCLANQVQLFYGTQRQEIFRLVETFNHKPADFKHMAVIAELEQSGVNPALTSGN, from the exons ATGGAGCAGGAG TTAGAGAAGCGTGACAACCAGGCTGATGGTTCAGGCAGATTCACCAAAGACAAG TTTCTTGCACAGACCCTAGGATCTATCCTGAACTTGGACTTGATCCAGGATAAGTCAGGAGAAGAAATTGCAGAG CTTTGGAGGCAATATTATGCCACAAAAGACACCATAAGCGCCGTCATACCA GCCCACGTTTTTGAAGTGATTTTCAACAGAGCTAAGTGCAACCCTGTG TTCCTGTATGCGTTACCCCAAAAGGAGGGCTATGAATTTTTCCTGGGGCAGTGGTCGGACTACGAACTGCATTTCACGTCACTGATCAATGTCCAG ACCATGGGAGAGCACGCCCCCAGTCAGTTGATCCTCTACCACTATTCTGATCTGCAGAAAGACAAGGGTGTAGTGCTCATGACTGCTGAGATGGACCCTAAGTTCATG ACAGTACATCTGGCTCAGTGCTTGGCCAATCAGGTGCAGCTGTTCTACGGAACCCAGCGGCAGGAGATTTTTAGATTGGTGGAGACCTTCAACCACAAACCAGCTGACTTTAAACACATGGCAGTGATTGCTGAGTTGGAACAGAGTGGCGTCAATCCTGCTCTCACCTCTGGGAACTAG
- the LOC109889068 gene encoding ATP synthase mitochondrial F1 complex assembly factor 1 isoform X4 has product MEQELEKRDNQADGSGRFTKDKTLGSILNLDLIQDKSGEEIAELWRQYYATKDTISAVIPAHVFEVIFNRAKCNPVFLYALPQKEGYEFFLGQWSDYELHFTSLINVQTMGEHAPSQLILYHYSDLQKDKGVVLMTAEMDPKFMTVHLAQCLANQVQLFYGTQRQEIFRLVETFNHKPADFKHMAVIAELEQSGVNPALTSGN; this is encoded by the exons ATGGAGCAGGAG TTAGAGAAGCGTGACAACCAGGCTGATGGTTCAGGCAGATTCACCAAAGACAAG ACCCTAGGATCTATCCTGAACTTGGACTTGATCCAGGATAAGTCAGGAGAAGAAATTGCAGAG CTTTGGAGGCAATATTATGCCACAAAAGACACCATAAGCGCCGTCATACCA GCCCACGTTTTTGAAGTGATTTTCAACAGAGCTAAGTGCAACCCTGTG TTCCTGTATGCGTTACCCCAAAAGGAGGGCTATGAATTTTTCCTGGGGCAGTGGTCGGACTACGAACTGCATTTCACGTCACTGATCAATGTCCAG ACCATGGGAGAGCACGCCCCCAGTCAGTTGATCCTCTACCACTATTCTGATCTGCAGAAAGACAAGGGTGTAGTGCTCATGACTGCTGAGATGGACCCTAAGTTCATG ACAGTACATCTGGCTCAGTGCTTGGCCAATCAGGTGCAGCTGTTCTACGGAACCCAGCGGCAGGAGATTTTTAGATTGGTGGAGACCTTCAACCACAAACCAGCTGACTTTAAACACATGGCAGTGATTGCTGAGTTGGAACAGAGTGGCGTCAATCCTGCTCTCACCTCTGGGAACTAG
- the LOC109889068 gene encoding ATP synthase mitochondrial F1 complex assembly factor 1 isoform X1 — MLFMCDDGQGGKMAAAMVQMSCLYRGMLAVRATGIRPLIPGLVPSQFRAFSVKKEKEPELEDNPYYNKYQEKIRKLRSAKPQEFNARLEKRNEIKREPLGHSKQSEFVKLMEQELEKRDNQADGSGRFTKDKFLAQTLGSILNLDLIQDKSGEEIAELWRQYYATKDTISAVIPAHVFEVIFNRAKCNPVFLYALPQKEGYEFFLGQWSDYELHFTSLINVQTMGEHAPSQLILYHYSDLQKDKGVVLMTAEMDPKFMTVHLAQCLANQVQLFYGTQRQEIFRLVETFNHKPADFKHMAVIAELEQSGVNPALTSGN; from the exons ATGTTATTTATGTGCGACGACGGCCAAGGGGGAAAGATGGCGGCCGCCATGGTGCAAATGTCTTGTTTGTACCGTGGGATGCTAGCGGTCAGGGCAACTGGAATCCGACCGCTCATCCCTGGCCTGGTGCCGTCGCAGTTTAGAGCATTTTCTGTGAAGAAGGAGAAAGAGCCGGAACTGGAGGACAATCcatattataataaatatcaggaAAAGATCAGAAAGCTAAGGAG TGCCAAACCGCAGGAGTTCAATGCTCGGCTCGAGAAGCGAAATGAAATTAAACGGGAGCCACTCGGACACTCTAAACAATCAGAGTTCGTCAAACTCATGGAGCAGGAG TTAGAGAAGCGTGACAACCAGGCTGATGGTTCAGGCAGATTCACCAAAGACAAG TTTCTTGCACAGACCCTAGGATCTATCCTGAACTTGGACTTGATCCAGGATAAGTCAGGAGAAGAAATTGCAGAG CTTTGGAGGCAATATTATGCCACAAAAGACACCATAAGCGCCGTCATACCA GCCCACGTTTTTGAAGTGATTTTCAACAGAGCTAAGTGCAACCCTGTG TTCCTGTATGCGTTACCCCAAAAGGAGGGCTATGAATTTTTCCTGGGGCAGTGGTCGGACTACGAACTGCATTTCACGTCACTGATCAATGTCCAG ACCATGGGAGAGCACGCCCCCAGTCAGTTGATCCTCTACCACTATTCTGATCTGCAGAAAGACAAGGGTGTAGTGCTCATGACTGCTGAGATGGACCCTAAGTTCATG ACAGTACATCTGGCTCAGTGCTTGGCCAATCAGGTGCAGCTGTTCTACGGAACCCAGCGGCAGGAGATTTTTAGATTGGTGGAGACCTTCAACCACAAACCAGCTGACTTTAAACACATGGCAGTGATTGCTGAGTTGGAACAGAGTGGCGTCAATCCTGCTCTCACCTCTGGGAACTAG